ATTCTGTAAATTCTGTTTTAATGGGTTCATACTCTCTCCTTTGTGGACGCCTTGTAGGATTGCAGTGTGATCAGAAGAGATTCAAGTGTCTTCCAATCATTGATCGATGAAAGTGCCATCTCAAAAAAATTCTTGAGAAATCAGTAATGGCATTGTAAGATAGAATTAATCGTATTTTATATCTTAATTGTTCAGAGGACAAGATCGAAGGACAAGACATCATTGATGAAGACAAGACTATTCCCGAATCCCACACCATACACCTTCACAAGCCCCCTAGAGATGACAAACAAGACCTTCACGGAAATATAAAAGAGAACGGCGAGCAAGGGAAGGACCATGAAAGGGCCCATGATGCGACGGAGCTAAGTCATTACCCGGCATCCTCCGCTCGCCCACCACCCTCTGCCCAGGCCTTAAATAAGACGAGTGAACAAGAGAAGGAACATGAAAAGGCCCATGTTGCAACTGGGTCGGATCATTACCCGGCATCCCCCGCTCCCCTACCAGCTTCTCCCACGGCCTTCAATAATAAGACACGTACGGAGATGCAGGAAGAAGGCCACGAGTTGACTGATACATCGACGGCTCCTCGTGGGAAAGCTCAGCACAAGACAATACCAATAAAACGCAAACCAAAGCGCGCCGGGAAGCATAGGGCGAAACACCGCTCTACAGTACACGAAAATGCAGCTTTCAAACAGTACCATCAGACCCCAAAGAAACCAAAGCATTTACTGAAATACATTCACAGATTTGCAAAGGTCtcgtctaaaaccccacataaCGGTGAGTCTTGAGGTCTTTTATGCCACCATATTAATTATGCAGTGAAACATTTATATTGTGGTCACTGCTAAATCCCGTATTTCAGCGGACGATATATTTTATCGAAGTGTGACCATGTGTGACAACTATTACTTTAAATGCAGTTGACAGAAAGCCTCCATCTTGTGATCACAATGACGAGGATGTGAAAACAGGCTATTCCCTGAAGGGAGGCACACGAGCAGGTCACGTTATCCAACTAGGCGAGTCTGCAGGCATGCAAGAGTGCGTCAAGCGGTGTTGCCACCAGCACGCATGCGATGTGGCACTTCTTCTTGACGGCCGCTGTTTCGGAGTGGCGTGTTTCAGTAAACATCTGTGCGAGCCTGTACCCGTGCCACACCCGCAGTTTGTGTCTTCACAGATCGCGTTTCTTGATAAGACAAGCAGGAGGGACGATATCATACCGCAGCAAGGTAATgaatatttatgtatttatatGGTGCATTTTCAAAATACCAATTAAGCCCCTGATACGGGACTCTGATTGAAGGCGGAAcgacagagaaaaaaatggcagggtttcccaaaataaggtctggttaagtttggtaagcttgaatttttgcatagaggttccttatgttatgtaaaccaacatatcaaaacaGAATTTTCTAATGGGTTCGTCTTCGAGAtttgaggcttgaagtgcaattttcaaatgttcaaattatgaattctcctcgtttttaggaaGAAGttgggctctgatcagaaattcagccaactttgctcgcaaatatctaaatttcataatttctttgaaatttggaattaagcttttggtcagaggaactccttgtatgcggaatcttaagcttatatattgagaattgggaaattcatgccattttttccCTCTGTCAGGCGGCACTTATTGTATAAATTCTATTTGAATTAGTACCCCCTAGGACAAAAGCAAAAGTTAAATATCCGCATTAACGTTCTTGAAAACACACCTGTTGTTTACTGCTCTGCCTCCGAGACAAAGTTCCAATGTTCAGACTGTAAATACGGTCTTTCTCGgctaaaataatataataaagttATCAAGGTCcaatatttttctgtaaaTCTAAGACCCAAACATGTCCATCCGGCTGACTTTTCTCCAAGGGATCGCCAGGAGTGCCCATGTAATAACGCAAAAGTGAtgaaggaagcaaaaaaaaagatcacGCACAGTGTCAATGAAGTGTTTTGCTCCACAGATTTCGGATGTCAGTACGGGCAGTTGAGCCTACGTCACGAAGAGACTTGGAGTGGCGAGCTTTGTGGGGGTGTGGTGGTGTGTAGGAACAGCATAGCGTCTATCAAAAAGTGCCCTGGTCTCCCTGATAAACCCAAGAACTGCGCAAACCCAAAGCTTATTGTGAATCACCACAAGGGCCAATGCTGTACTATGAGGTGGAAATGCAAAGGTTTGTATGTAGCAAAGAGGATTCTTATATCGTAATTGCCGTTGTGATCTTGGGGGccactctgattggtcaaagggtccatgtgttattagaggACGCACGCATGGGGGCAACTGTGGCGACGACGACAGTGATCATAATAgcggtggtggtgatgatcatAATGGTGATAACGATATGACAATATACAACGACACTcgtaaatcgcgcgctctgattggtcagagGGTCCTGTGTTATTAAAGGACGCACGCACGCTTGGCGTCAGCATGCGCGCGCGCTTATTTTGACTTTGTTGCTTATTTTGACAAAGATGATAAAAACGGTATCTCAGCCACGTCTGAATTGGTTTGCTTCATGTCCCATTCAGAAAAGTCCTGTAGATTTGGTGGCCGCATCTTGCGCCACGGCTTCAGTCTCAGCGATCAGCTATGCACAGGCGTCGTTAAGTGCGTGAATGGCAACCTGAAGATGTCCTACTGTCCAGGAATCCCGGCCAAGCCAACCAACTGCGCACACCCCGAGCTCAAGATAATCACGAGACCTGGGAAATGCTGCAAGAAGAAATGGGTCTGCGCAGGTCAGGGCTTTGTAACTATGATGTTACATTTTGCCCCATTTAACTtttaaggggagggggagttgGCTTTTGAGGAAAAATCCTGCATATCcttcgaaaaaaaataggatttTATTAATCAAGTGTAACCTCATTTACAATTGACGAACTTACAATATAACAATATtacaatgttaaaaaaaatacaatataaaACCCTCTTCCACAAATTCAAACTCGGTAGAAAAAGGCAACAGAAGAGCAGTGCAGGGAAATGCTGCCATATAGACAAAAAagcttttattatttaaaagtcGCCAACTTAACAAAATGTTAAACATTAATGCAAGTACGGCGCCACCTAAGTCAACAAATCTTTGTCACACCTCCAACCATTTGTCTAAATTTTCCGCAGATAAAAGCTGTTCTTATGAGAATCTAAAGATTGGTCACGGCGAGCGCTTAACAGACGCCTCTTGTGCGAACATCATGGAATGCAACAACGGGTTCCTCAAGACGCACCAGTGCCCAGACCCCCCTCCCATACCTGCCGGGTGCTTGAACCCGAGTCTCAAGGTCAAGCGGGTCCTCGGCAAATGCTGTCGTATGAGCTGGGCATGCGCGATGGACATGAGGTGACCGAACCATCGACGCCCCAAAAGACTCGCTACCCGATTTCCGAGTTTTAGCTgatatgttaaaaaaatggtTCCTCCTTAGCGTGAACGAATACTCGACATCCGAGTTTATCAACGGTATGACATTGATCCCTTCGCAAGCAAATGCTCGACATCTTTATCTATATCCAAGTTGGACGAACGTTCGTGcatttttgtatttcattGAACCAAGCCTGTTCCCTAGAGCTGTGacgggcttcctgtgtcgAACCTGTGAGCTCATTCTAGACCCTAAAGGCAGCCTCCTTCGGAGGCAACTCCGCATTGTAAAGAAAAGAGGAGAAAGAACGGGTTACCTGTCGGGAAACTGTTGAGGAGGGAGACTAAGGAAAAATAGAGATATGGATAAAGAAGGAACTGTATTTTTGCCCCAGGAAACCTAAATCTGGCGGTTTCTTACTTCCGGAGCTTTGCCACAGGTGGTAACTCAAATCAAATTTTATCTCtctcttttgttttctctttcttctcTTGAGCTGCCAGCGGAGGAGGCTAGGAAAAAGTCAGCTTTTAGCCCGGGATAACTTTGTGTACTCTCGAACTCTTGCAAACATGCTCGTAGGCATGCTTGTACTAAATACCTGCTTTGAATACAAACGTTGTCCTCATTTATAAGAATTGTGTTTGTATAAAATTGTATAAAAATGCCTTTTTGATCACCTTTCAATCCCATATCACGCCCTTGTCTTGAAGTAGAAGATTCGGAAGGTATCGATCCGACTCTTTTACTTGATGATCATATGCCGTACAAAACTCTCCAAAGCCAAACCTTTATTCACTCTCACACATGCATAATAACATATCAAAAATAGGTATTTACATTTCTGATTAAGCGCTCAAAATAAGCCAACTATCTTTTACAAGATGTGGCCATCAATTATAAAAACGTTGCGGGTGTGCAGGAGCCAATGGGAATTTCGGGGTTGTTTCCCTTCTGGAGCATTCTATATCATTTCCAAAATTACCTTGTTACGCGAGTAGGAAAAAAGTCTCGCGCAGCGCTTCTTAGTGTAGCGTTCTAAGTGTTAGACTGACAGTAATGTAGCGTCCTATTGTAGTGTCCTAAGGACTGTTGGACTGACAGTAATGTAGTGTATTTGTACAGCTGCGCGGGAGCCTAGTGGAAAATGGGCAAGAAAATGATCACTTAAAGAATTAAAACAGTTCCACGCCCCTTCCAATTAAGCTCTTAGAATATAGCTTACATAACCTTAACAATCAGAGAATAAAAAGCGGCAATAAAAGCCCTAATATATGTATTTCCATTCAATCGCGCAACAATAGgtaatttttatgttttgtATATTACGGTGCGACGCCAGTTGCGGTACTCACCAAGAAAAATCTGATGAAAGTTTGGTCGGAGAGGTGTTTGCAA
The sequence above is a segment of the Nematostella vectensis chromosome 2, jaNemVect1.1, whole genome shotgun sequence genome. Coding sequences within it:
- the LOC5516167 gene encoding uncharacterized protein LOC5516167, whose translation is MLSKNKIEIIAMVLVVSCLRICAGGPRSQLDIYEDIDGDDDPYREDIPRETIPNVGMSEDHGYLTRIKVIPTAQPIATATDIAMSSGSGEEDGQGKSEKVALEESSSDGPEVLGESRNEPTSPWSPVSTPNTAGGITGQDRAPIPPSSSPSAQPPTTTSTTTTTTTTTTTTTTTAAIEGAATTPTGTEAVNVFEESGSPADPLLLPSNKTRSEKAIKVEGKSDNKTQPTTNGIDLLQNQQTNDVKPKEGSAKAEEIGSVIPNAGMTSGSEPQSAVSIVTANKDVENLRVGSGETEEQLNSEEEHEGADEEEEEEEKDLDASGASGHTVPTFSPSISPQGTPLQANTGNSDEEVEDDDDDNTDGNFHDVHDGSDENGIVFNTKKEDKIEGQDIIDEDKTIPESHTIHLHKPPRDDKQDLHGNIKENGEQGKDHERAHDATELSHYPASSARPPPSAQALNKTSEQEKEHEKAHVATGSDHYPASPAPLPASPTAFNNKTRTEMQEEGHELTDTSTAPRGKAQHKTIPIKRKPKRAGKHRAKHRSTVHENAAFKQYHQTPKKPKHLLKYIHRFAKVSSKTPHNVDRKPPSCDHNDEDVKTGYSLKGGTRAGHVIQLGESAGMQECVKRCCHQHACDVALLLDGRCFGVACFSKHLCEPVPVPHPQFVSSQIAFLDKTSRRDDIIPQQDFGCQYGQLSLRHEETWSGELCGGVVVCRNSIASIKKCPGLPDKPKNCANPKLIVNHHKGQCCTMRWKCKEKSCRFGGRILRHGFSLSDQLCTGVVKCVNGNLKMSYCPGIPAKPTNCAHPELKIITRPGKCCKKKWVCADKSCSYENLKIGHGERLTDASCANIMECNNGFLKTHQCPDPPPIPAGCLNPSLKVKRVLGKCCRMSWACAMDMR